One Baekduia alba genomic window, CGAGCGCGACGACGTCGGCCAGCCCGGCGGGCGCGGCGCCGGGCCGCGCGCCGACCGTCCCGACGACCGTCCATCCCGCGTCCCGCGCGCGGGACGCGAGGGCGCTGCCGAGGTAGCCGGAGGCGCCGGTCACGAGGAGCTTGGGCACGCGGCGCCTACGATACGGCGGTGCCCGTCGGATCCGTCGCCTCGCTGCACCGCTGGCCCGTGAAGTCGCTCGCCGGCGAGGACGCCGACGCGCTCAACCTGGACCCGCGCGGCATCGCCGGCGACCGCGCGCACGCGCTGTACGACACGCACAAGGGCGCGCCGCGCCGCCTCACGGCACGCGAGGCGCCCGCGATGCTGCGCTGGCGCGCGACCTACGACGGCGTCCCGGGCGCGGCGATGACGCCGGCGCGGATCCCGCTCCCGACGGTGACCGCGCCCGACGGAACGGCGTTCCCCTGGGACGACCCGGAGCTTCCGAGCGCGCTCAGCGACGACCTCGGCCGCGAGGTCGCCCTGCGCCGCGACCTGTCGCTCATGCAGGACCTCGGCAACTCGATCCTCGTCACGACCCAGGCGACGCTCGACGCCGTCGCCGGCGAGCTCGGCCGCGACCTCGACCTGCGCCGGTTCCGCACCAACATCCACGTCGTGCTCGACGACGCCGCGGCCTACGCGGAGGAGACCTGGGAGGGCCGCCGGCTGCGCGTCGGCGAGGTCGAGCTCCAGCTCCTGCACCCGTGCGTGCGCTGCGTGATCCCCACGCGCGACCCGGACACGACGGCTAAGGACCCCAACATCCTGCGGTGGCTCACCCGGCATCACGGCGGCCTCTTCGGCATCAACGCCCGACCGCGTGGCGACGGCAGGATCGCCGTCGGCGCTCAGGTCGAGCTGCTCTGACGCGCCGCGGCGCCCAGGGCGAAGAGCTCCAACATGGTGGAGAACAGGTCGTCCGGCACGGCGTCGGGCTCGACGAGCTGCTCGAAGCCGATCCCGTTGGCCATCGCGAAGATCATCGTCGCCAGCTGGTCGAACGGCACGCCGGAGTCGAAGCCGCCGGCCTCGGACCGCGCGCGCAGCAGGTCGGCCATCCGCGCCCGCATCCCCGCGTAGTGCTCCTGGAGCTTGAGCCGGAACGCGTCGTCGCGCGACGCGTGCAGCGCCGCCTCGAAGAACAGGCGCTTCCAGTCGGGGTCGCTGCCGAGGAACTCGACGAAGTCGCGCCCCGCGGCCCGCGCCTGGATCTCCGGCGGCTCGTCGGTCGACATCGCGCGCTCCATGTCGACCAGCCGGCGCGCGAAGCGCACGTCGAGCATCTGGAGGAACAGCTCCTCCTTGGAGCCGAAGTTCGCGTAGACCGCGCCCTTGGTGAACCCGGCGTCGGCCGCGACCTCGTCCACCGACGCCTGCGTCAGCCCCCGGCGCGCGAAGACGCGGCCGGCGGACTCCAGCAGGCACCGGCGGGTGTGCTCCTGGCGCTGCTTGCGGGTGAGGCGCTGCGGCTCGGCCTGACTGCTCACGTGGCGATGATCTCAGCCCCGCGCCCCGGAACGAGCGTGATGACCCGCCGGCCCACGCGCTCGGACTCCGGGACGGCCGGCCGCAGGCGCACCTGGCCGACGATCGCGGCCAGGACCGCGCGCATCTCGGTCTCCGCGAAGCTGGCGCCCAGGCAGCGGCGGATGCCGCCGCCGAACGGCAGGAACGTGTAGGGATTGGGGCGCACGCCGAGCCAGCGCTCGGGCCGGAACGCGGCCGGGTCCGGGTAGATGTCGGGCCGCCGGTGCACGAGGTGGATGCTCGGCGCCACGCGGACGCCCGCCGGCAGGTCCCAGCCGCCGATCGTCTGCGGCTCGCTGAGCTTGCGTCCGACGAACGGGATCACCGGCCGCAGGCGCAGCGTCTCGCGGATCACCCCGTCGACATACTCGTCGCCGGCGCCGGCGCGGACCTCCTCGGTCAGGCGCTCCAGCGCCGCCGGGTGGCGCGTCAGGCGCTCCAGCGCCCAGGCCAGCGCGGTCGCCGTCGTCTCATGGCCGGCGACCAGGAGCGTGACGAGCTCGTCGCGCAGCTCGACGTCGTCCATCGGCGCGCCGTCCTCGTGGCGGGCGAGGAGCAGCATGGACAGCACGTCGTCGCGCTCGGCGAGGTCGTCGCGCTTGCGGTGGTCGGCGATGACCCGGCCGATGATGTCGTCCACCGGGTCGAGGACGTGGGCGAAGATGCGCTTGCGGTCCGCCTTCTCCGGCCCGTAGAACAGCAGCTTGCGCAGCTCGCGCGAGCTGGCCGTCGACTCCAGGAAGGTGCGCAGGCGCGTGCGCAGCTCGGCCAGGCGCGGGTCCCCCTCGTCGATGCCGAAGACGATCCGCATGATCACCTCGAGCGTCACCTTCTGCATGTGCGGGTGCGCCTTGAACGGCACGCCGCGCGGCCACGAGGCCACCTCGCGCTCGGCGATCTCGGCCATCAGGTCGACGTGGCGGCGCATCTTCTCGCCGTGGAACGGCGGCAGCAGCAGCCGGCGCTGGCTGAGGTGCTGAGCGCCGTCGAGCAACAGCACCGACTTGCTGCCCAGGAACGGGAGCAAGATGATGTTGCTGACGCCCGCGTGGTAGATCGCGGGGTCGCCGGTGAACACCTGCTTGACGTCGGCGGGGTCCGACAGCACGACGAACGTGTCGCGCGCGATGTGCATGGTGAACATGTCGCCGTACTGCGCGCGGGCGCGCTCGACGAACTGGAACGGCCGGGTCAGCCAGCCGATCGTCTGCAGCGCGCGCGGCATGCGCGGGCTGGGCGGAAGCGGAGCGCGCCTGGCGAAGCGGGGAAGCGGCGCGGTGGTCGGGGAGGCAGCCATCAGATACCGGACGGTATCCGGATACTGACCGGAATGTCAAGAGGCGCGCGCGACCGTCAGGGCGACGGCTTGTGCCGCGACGGCGGCACGAACTCGCCGAGCACCTCGACGACGCGGTGCCAGTCGTCGCGCAGCGAGCGGTAGACGCGGCGCACCGTGTTCTCGCCCACCCCGGCCGGCTCGACGCGCACGAGCTCGATCAGACCGGAGCGATGCAGCGCCCGCACGGCGTAGACGACGGTGTCGAGCGGGGCGTCGAGGCGCTCCGCGAGCTGCGACGGGCTCAGGTGCTCGTCGGCGAGCGCGAGCAGGATGGGCAGCCGGACGGGATGGCGGATCTCCGCCAACAACGACCCCAGACGCTCGTCCCCTCGCTCCACGAACCGGCGACCTTATGGGAGCGACGGGCGCCGACGGGATTACGGCGCCGGAGTGGATTGCGCCACGTTGACGGCCGCTTATCGATACACACGAGTGTCGATTTGCACACGACACCGTATTCGATTACGGTATGCGCATGCGCTGGGACCATCGACCCGCCGCATTCGCAGCATGGTCTTCGTGACCGCGTAGGCCAAGCAGCGACTCTTCCGCAGGTGCCGGCGCCCCGGGTCTTCCCGGGGCGCCGGTGCGCTTAAGGCCCTTTCGCCGCTGAACGGCCCTCAGCGCGCCGGGGCGTTACGCGCCCGGGACGTCCGACACCGGACGCGGGCTCGGCCCGACGTACTTCGCCGTCGGCCGGATCAGCCGCGCCTCGCGCTTCTGCTCGAGGATGTGCGCCGACCAGCCGGCGACGCGCGCACAGGTGAACATGGAGGTGAACAGCTCCGGCGGGACCTCGGCCGTGTCGAGCACGACCGCCGACCAGAACTCCACGTTGGTCGCCAGGACGCGGTCCGGGCGGCGGGCCTTCAGCTCGGCCAGCGCGGCCTGCTCCAGCGCCTCGGCGACCTCGAAGCGCGCCGAGCCGATGTCCTTGGCGGTGCGGCGCAGCACGCGCGCCCGCGGATCCTCGGCGCGGTAGACGCGGTGGCCGAAGCCCATGAGGCGCTCGCCGCGGTCCAGCGCGGCCTTGACCCACTTGTCGGCGTCGCCGAGCTGCGCGACCTCGTCGAGCATCTTCAGCACGCGCGACGGCGCGCCGCCGTGCAGCGGGCCCGACAGGGCGCCGACCGCGCTCGACAGCGCGGCGGCGACGTCGGCGCCGGTGGACGCGACGACGCGCGCCGTGAAGGTCGAGGCGTTCATGCCGTGCTCGGCCGCGGAGATCCAGTAGGCGTCGACGGCCTTCGCATGATCGGGATGCGCCTCGCCGCGCCAGCGGATCAGGAAGCGCTCGGCCAGCGTGGAGCCCTGGTCGATCTCGGCCTGCGGGACCCACGGCTTGCCGAGGCCGCGCGCGCTCTGCGCGACGAAGCTCAGCGCCATGACCGACGCCCGGGCCAGGTCGTTGCGGGCCTGCTCGTCGGAGATGTCGATGAGCTGCTGCAGGCCCCACTCCGGCGCCAGCGCGGCGATCGCCGCCTGCACGTCCACGCGCGGGTCGCCGCTGCGGATCGTGAGCGGATGCTGCTCGGCCGGCGCGAGGCCGGGCGCGAAGCTGCCGTCGACGAGCAGACCCCAGACCCGCTCGTAGGGGACGGTGCCGACGAGATCCTCGATGTCCACGCCGCGGTACCGGAGAGCACCGCCCTCCTTGTCGGGCTCGGCGATCTCGGTCGCGAAGGCGACGACGCCCTCCAGACCTGACTGCACGCCGTCGATCGTGCTGCTCATGCGCTTGCTCCTGTCGCTGTGCTTGTTGAAGTCCTTGCGATCGCGCCGGCGGCGACGCGCGTGGCGCGGTCGGCGGCGCGGCGCGCCTCGTCGCGCTGCAGCGGCGCGAGCAGCGCCAACGCCACGACGGGACCGACCGCCGCAGCGCCGTAGGCCGCGCTCCAGCCCGCCGCGTGCACGAGCGCGCCGAAGCCGGTCGGCGCGAGCGTCGAGCCGACCGACACCACCGTGTTCTGCAGGCCCATCGCGGTGCCGGCGCGGTGGCGCCCGGCGATCTCGGCCGCGGCGGTGAAGGCCAGGCCGTTCCAGCACATCGCGATGACGCCGGCCGTGAGCAGGATGGGGTACAACAGCGCGCCCGGGCCGCCGGCCAGCAGCGCGCACGCGCCGAGCAGGACGCCGTCGGCGGCGGCGATGCGGCGCAGGAGCGGGATGCGGAGCCCCTCGCGGTCCGAGCGGCGGCCGGCGAGGATGCGCGCGACCGCGCCCAGCAGCTGCAGTGCCGCGAGGCCGGCAGCGGCGATGCCGGTCGACAGCCCGCGCGCGTCGACCAAGAACAGGACGATGAACCCCAACAACGCCGACTGCCCGACGACGAGCAGGCCGGACGCGGCGCCGAGGCGCCACTGGCGCGGGTCGTGCGTGGGCTGCTCCACGTCGGGCGTGTACTCGGCGTGGGTCAGCTGCGGCGCCGGCGCGTCGCGCATGAGCAGCAGCGCGGCGAGCGCGGCGGTGAGCGCGACCCCGCTGAGCGTCAGGAACGCGGCCTCCAGCCCGCCGGCGCCGATCAGCCGCGGCAGGATGAGCGAGCCGATCGCGCCGCCCAGCGGCAGCGCCATCTGGCGGATGCCCAGCGCGGTGCCGCGCTCGGCCCGCGAGAACCAGCCCATGACCGCGCGGCCCGAGGCGCCCGTGGCGCTGGCGCCCATCGCGCCGGCCAGGAACATCCCCACCAGCAGCGCGCTGTAGGACGAGGAGAACCCCGTGATGCCGATGGCCACCGCGAACGCGGTCAGGCCGCCGGCCATCACCGGGCGCTCGCCGACGCGGTCGGTGAGGATCCCCCAGGGCAGCAGCGCGACGCAGACGCCGAACGCGACGGTGGAGAAGACGAGCCCGACCTGCGTCAGCGTCAGGTCGAACTCGTCGCGCAGCGCCGGGCCCAGCGCCGGCAGGCCCATGCGCAGCATGGCGAACGACGCGGCGCCGAACGCGCCGGTGAACAGCACGACCCACTTGTAGTTCTCGCCGCTGAGGCGCGCGCGCACTACGCGCCGGCCTTCTGGCGCTCGCGGTGCCGCCGGGCCTTCGTGACGTTGCCGCAGGTGCGCATCGAGCACCAGCGGCGCTTGCCGGCCGGCGAGCGGTCGAAGAAGCGGCCGCTGCAGGTCTCCGACGCGCAGATCCGGATCCGCGAGCGCTGAGCGGTCCCGAGCATCTGGGCGGCGTCGAGGGCGATCATCCCCAGCGCGCGGCGCGGGGAGTCGGCGGCGGCGCGCTCGGTGAGCCGGGCGCCGGGGGTCGCGTCGTCGTCGAGGACGAGCTGCGGGCGCACGCCGGCGAAGACGAGCCAGTCGTCGACCAAGGTGATGGCCTCGGTCGGCAGCGGCCGGCCCTCGATCTGCGCGACCATGAGCGCGTCGATCGCCTCGCGCAGCTCGCGCGCCTGCTCGAGCACGGCGCGCGTGACCGGCGCGGGCGCGTCCATGACCCCGGCGCGCACGAACCACGTCGCGAGGTCGTCGGGCGTGACGAGCGTCTCGACGCCGCGGCGCCAGCGCTCCCGCCGCGTGTTGGCGAAGTCGACCGCGGGCCGCCCGCCCGACCAGTACCACCACGGCTCGCCGGTGGCGAGCGGGAGGACGAGGTCCTCGGGGAGGTCGCGGTCGGGCATAACCCCATGGTACCGCGTCATGTGGTTACGCCGGCACGCGGGGTCGGCGCGGCCGTTACTGTCGGCGCCATGTCCACCGCCGCCGGCGCCGATCTCCTGTTCCGCCCCGTCCACGAGCTCGCCGCCCTCGTGCGGTCGGGCGAGCTCTCCGCCCGCGAGCTCGTGCAGGCGTCGCTGGACCGGATCGCGGAGCTCAACCCCACGCTCAACGCGTTCGTCGACGTCTTCGCCGAGGACGCGCTGGCCGAGGCCGACCAGATCGGCCCGGGCGACCCGCGCCCGTTCGCCGGCGTGCCGATCGCCATCAAGAACAACCGCGCGGTCGCCGGCAAGCGGCTGACGTTCGCCGCCAACCTCGTCGGCGACTTCCTCGCGCCCTACGACCACAACGTGGTCGCGCGGCTCAAGGCGGCGGGCTTCATCGTCGTGGGCACGACCACGCTGCCGGAGTGGGGCATCCTGCCGACCACCGAGACCGCGCGCTTCGGGCCGACGCGCAACCCGTGGGACCAGTCGCGCACGCCCGGGGGATCCAGCGGCGGCAGCGCGGCCGCGGTCGCCTCCGGCATGGTCCCGATCGCGCACGCCAACGACGGCGGCGGCTCGACGCGCATCCCGGCCGCCTGCTGCGGGCTGGTGGGCCTGAAGCCCCAGCGCGGGCGGATCTCGCTCGGCCCCGAGATCGGCCACGCGTTCCTCGTGGCCGACGGCGTCCTGACGCGCAGCGTGCGCGAGACCGCCGAGGTGCTCGACGTCCTGCAGGGCCCGTCGCTGGGCGACATGGCGTGGGCGCCGCCGCCGGCCGAGCCGTTCGCGACCTCCGCCGGCCGCACGCCGGGCAAGCTGCGCATCGCGATGTCCACGCTGTCGCCGGTGCCCGAGGCGGCGGTCGACCCGGTCGCCGTCCAGGCGGTCCAGGACGCGGCGCGGCTGCTGGAGTCGCTCGGCCACGAGGTCGTCGAGGCCGACCCGCCGTGGTCGCGGCCCGAGCTGTCGGCGGTCTTCACGGCATCGTTCGGGCCTGCGGTCTGCGCCCAGATCAAGCTCGGCGAGATGATCGCCGGGCGCGAGGCGACCGCCGCCGACATGGAGCCGCTGAGCTGGGCGCTCTACCAGCTGTGCCAGTCCATCAACTCGGTCGACGCGCTGCTTGCCGAGTTCCAGCTGCACGGCGTCGGGCGCGACCTGATCACCTGGGTCGACCAGTACGACGCGCTGCTGACGCCGTCGCTGGCCGAGGCGCCGCTGCCGCTCGGGACGCTGAACCCGCTGGACGAGGCCGACCCGATGGGCGCGTTCACGCGCAGCGCGTCGTTCACCCCGTTCACGCCGCCGTGCAACATCAGCGGCCAGCCGGCGATCTCGCTGCCGCTGTTCGAGCGCGAGGACGGCCTCCCGCTCGGCGTGCAGCTGATCGGCCAGCCGGCCGGCGAGGGCGCGCTGCTGGCGCTCGCCGCCCAGGTCGAGGCGGCCCAGGACTGGGCGGGCCGGCGGCCCGACCTGTAGGCCTTGGGCTAGCCGTCCTCGTCCTGGGCGTCCGGTCCCGAGACCGGCTCGCACTGCGGGTCGGCCTGGCCGGGGCCGGTGCCGGCGCGGCAGTCGGGGTCCTGGGAGGCCTTCGACGTCGAGGTCCCGCCGCCGGTCGTGCTCGTGCCCGGGCTCGTCGACGACGGCGCGCTGCCGTCGTCCGCCGCCCCGCCGGTGTTGTCGTTCTGCGGCGCGGCGTGCCCGCCGGTGTCCTGCGGCGTCGTGGAGGTCGTGGTCTGCGACGGCGCGGTCGTGGTCTGCCCGGGCGAGCCGCCGGGGACCGTCGTCGCGCCGGGCGCGGCCGTCGAGCCCGGTGCGGTGTCGCTGGGCATCGCGTCGCTGGCGCCGTCGGTGATGGCGGGGTTGTCGACGTCCGGGTTCGTCTCGCCGGAGACCGTGGACGGCTGGGTCTGGGCGTCGCTGGCGGGCTCGGAGTCGCCGCCGCAGCCGGCGATCGCGCCCATGCCACCGCCGAGCGCGAGCACGGCGAGCAGGCTCGCGACGCGGGCCTTGGGGGTGGGAAGGAGGGACGGCATCCCCTTCACACCTAGCAGGCCGGTCCGTCGTCGAGCTTAAGGACGGCCCGCATCGGGCTCGGCTCCACACCGAGAAGCTGCGCGTCGGCGACGCCGCGCGCGGTCAGCAGGGAGACCTCCATCAGCTCGGCCTCGTCCCACGTCGCGGGCGCTTTGGACTTCAGGATCGCCTCGCTCGCGCGCAGCGCCCGGGACACGATCGGCGTCGGGACGTGGACGAGGCGGCGCGGGCGGCCGGCGGCGCGCAGGAGCAGCTCGGTGATCTGGGTGTAGGTGAGCGTCTCGGGGCCGCCGAGCTCGTAGCGGTTCCGCGCCGGCGGCGGCGCAGCGTCGTCGCGCAGCAGCGCCATGACGCAGTCGGCGACGTCGTCGGCCCAGATCGGCTGGTATTCGGCGCGGCCGCTGCCGCTGACCGGGACGACGGGCGCGATCGCCGCCATCCGGCTCAGCAGCGTCATGAACACGTCGCCGGGCGCGTAGATGATCGACGGCGCGACCACGACGTGTTCGAGGTCGCTGGCGACGACGGCCTCCTCGGCCAGCGCCTTGGCCCGCAGGAACCGCGTGCGATCGTGGGCGGACGCGCCGAGCGCGCTGAAGAACACGAAGCGCCGGACGCCGGCGGCCTCCGCCGCCTGGACCATCCGCCACGTCGCGATGCCGTTGAGCTCCTCGATGGAGCCGCGCGGCTGGTCGCGGATCGCCGCCGCGAGGTGCACGACGGTCGTCACGCCGCGCAGCGCGTTGCGGAACGACGGCGGGTCGGCGAGGTCGCCCAGCGCGATCTGCACGCGGACGCGCTCGGGCCCGAGGCGCCGCGGATCGCGGACCAGGCAGCGCACCGGGATCCGCGCGGCCGTGAGGCGGCGCAGCACCCGGGAGCCGACCAGTCCGGTGGCGCCGGTGAGCAGGAGCATCGCCGGCCAGAGACTAGGGGTCTAGGTCAGCGCGCGGATGAAGAGGATCGCGCAGGCGGAGATCGCGAGGAGGTCGGCGGCGAGCCAGGCGGCGCGGGCATGCAGCCAGCGAACCGCGCGGCGCCGACGGCTCCGGATCTCGATATGGGTCTCAGTAACGGGTGGCGTCGCCATTGCGAAGTGGATGCGTCACCCTCAGCCGCCATCCATTGTGGGTGCGCGAGACAGGGATGCACCGCCGATGGGCGAACTGCATGGCTTCACCCCGCTGGGACGCAGGGAAGCTGCAGGCCGCACCCCCCGGGACGCCTCGGAGCGGCCTTTGGCAGAATGCCGCGTCCAACCCCGTCGAAACCCCCCGGCACGAGGAACTTCATGGCGTACGTCATCACCGAGCCCTGCATCGGCACCAAGGACAACTCCTGCGTCGAGGTCTGCCCGGTCGACTGCATCCACCCGACCCCGGACGAGCCCGACTACGACTCGGTCGAGATGCTCTACATCGACCCCGAGGAGTGCATCGACTGCGATGCGTGCGTCGAGGCCTGCCCGGTCGACGCCTGCTTCGCCGAGGACCAGGTCCCGGAGGAGTGGAACAAGTTCGTGCAGATCAACGCGGACTACTTCAAGAAGGCGTAGGGAGCGCCGGCCCAGGGGGCCGGGTTGCCTACGGGTATCGGCCCAGGGGGCCGAACCCGCCCTCGGGCCGGCAGAGCGGCGCCGCGCCGGGCCGCTCGCCCTCCGGTCGGGCTTTCTCCATAAAGTCGGTAGGCTTTATGCCTCATTCGACAGCCGAGGAGGCTCTCCATGTCCGTCACCGACGACCTGCTGCGCAACGCCGAGGACTACGCGTCGCGCTTCACCAAGGGTGACCTGCCGCTGCCGCCGGCCAAGAAGGTCGCGGTGGTCGCGTGCATGGACGCGCGGCTCGACCCGCAGGCCCTGCTCGGCCTCGACGAGGGCGACGCGCACGTCATCCGCAACGCGGGCGGCGTCATCACCGACGACGAGATCCGCTCGCTGGCGATCTCGCAGCGGCTGCTGGGGACCGAGGAGATCGTCCTCATCCACCACACCGACTGCGGGATGCTCACCTTCCGCGACGACGAGTTCCGCCGCTCGATCCAGGACGACACCGGCATCAAGCCCGAGTGGGCGGCCGAGGCGTTCCCGGACCTCGAGGAGGACGTCCGGCAGTCGATCGCGCGGATCCGCTCGAGCCCGTTCGTCCCGCGCAAGGAGTCCGTGCGCGGGTTCGTCTACGAGGTCGAGACGGGCAAGCTGCGGGAAGTGATCTAGCCGGCTGATCGCCCCCTGGGCGATTCAGCCCGCCATCGGCAGGCTGATCCCGCTCGTCCGCTTCTCGGCGGGCGGGATCACGTCCAGCGGCGAGGTCGGCGCGGGCGCGCCGGCCAGGATCGGCAGCTCGACCGGCATCAGCGCGATCAGGCCGCGCGCGGCCTGGCGGATCGCCTGCGCGGCGGCGTCGTCCGGATCGGTGCCGACCAGCGGCGCGCCGGCGTCGGCCTGCTCGCGCAACGGCATCGTCAGCGGGACCTTGCCGAGCAGCGGGACGTCGAGCTCGTCGGCCAGCTCCTGGCCGCCGCCCTCGCCGAAGAGCTGGAAGCGCTGGCCGTCCGGGGTCGTGAAGCCGGACATGTTCTCGATGACGCCCGCGATGTCGAGCGACACCTTGTGGGCCATCTCGGCGGCGCGGCGCGCGACCTTCTGCGCCGTCGGCTGCGGCGTCGTGACGAGCAGGAACTTCGCGTCGGGCAGCAGCTGCGCGAGCGTCATCGAGACGTCGCCGGTGCCCGGGGGCAGGTCGACGAGCAGGAAGTCGAGCTCGCCCCAGTCGACGTCCTCGAGGAACTGCGTCAGCGCCTTGTGCAGCATCGGGCCGCGCCAGACGACCGCGCTGTCCTCCTGGACGAAGAAGCCGATCGACATGATCTTCACGCCGTGGGCCTCGAGCGGCAGGATCTTGCGCTCCGGCGACACCGGCGGGCGGTCGCCGCCGAGGCCGAACATGCGCGGGATCGAGTAGCCCCAGACGTCGGCGTCGAGGATGCCGACCTTCTTGCCGTCGGCGGCGAGCGCCGCGGCGAGGTTGGAGGTCAGCGTCGACTTGCCGACACCGCCCTTCCCGGAGCCGATGCAGACGACGTTCTGGACCTGCGCGAGCGCGCCGGTCGGCAGCGAGCCGCCGCGGCCGAGCTTCTTCTGGAGGTTGGACTTCTCGCTGTCGGACAGGACGTCGAAGGCCACCGACACCTTCGGGACGCCCAGCTCCTGGACGGCCTTGGCGACCGAGGTCTGGAAGTGGTTGCGGATCGGGCAGCCGGCGGTGGTCAGCGAGACGGTGATGGCGACGCTGCCATCGTCCGCGATCGCGATGTCGCGAACCATGCCGAGCTCGACGATGTTCTCACGCAGCTCCGGGTCGATGACGACCGTGAGCGCCTGCAGGATCTCGTCGCGGGAAGGGGAGGCCATGCGCACCATTGTCGCAAACGGCGGTCGCCCCTTAAGTGACGACGGGCCGTCTCATGCGAGACGGCCCGTCGTGGGGGAGGAGTCGTGCTGGTGCTGCGGTTCGGAGAGCCCTGGTCGCGCTAGGCGACGGAGGCGATGCGCTCCTGGACGGTGGTCGCGGCCTTCTGGCCGGCGGTGAGGCCCGTCTGGAGCAGGTTGGAGGCGCGGGCGGTGACGAAGTCGGCCTGCGTCGTGATCGGCTTGACTTGCTTGGTGACGTCGGCGCGGAGGCCCTTGACGTCCTTGGTCACGCGGGTGCGGGTCTTCTTGGCCTCGCGCTCGAAGCGCTTGACCTCGGTCGAGCCGCGGCGCTCGAAGCGCTTGATCTCGGCCTCGAGGCGCTTGCGGCGGAGCTGGAGCTCCTTCTCGACCTTGTCGCGCGAGGAGAGCGTGCCGCGGACGGAGTCGACGGCCTCGGTGATCACGTCGCGGGCGACGAGGGCGGCGCCGACCTGGACGAGCGCGGCGCGCTCGGCGTACTCCTGCACGCGGTCGACCGGCGTCTTGGCCAGCTCGCGGCGCGTCTCGGCGGCCTTCTTGGCGGCGGTGGTGCGCTTGCGCGCCTCGGCGGCCTGGTTGGCCGAACGAGTCTGCGCGGCCTTCTTGGCGGCCGTCGAGCGCTTGGTGGCGTTGGTCTTGCGGGTGGTGGCGGCGGTGTTGGTCGTAGCCATGTGGTTTCTCCTCGGGCTAAGCAAGTTAGATCTAAGTCGTTGTTCGCCCTCAGCTTACCAGCGAACACATGTTTGTAAACCCGTCCGGCCGCACGGTTACAGTCCGAACACGGGTTCGGCAGTGATTCGGGCCCGAAAGGGCGCGCGCCAGGGCGTCGCGCGAGGGCGCCCGCGCGTTACGCCGCGGCCGACTCGGTGCGCGCCAGCCAGGCTGCGGGCGCCGCCAGCTCGGCGGCGGTCGGCGCCAGGTCCGCGGCGGCCCAGGCGTCGCGGAGGCCGGCCTCGCCGCGCGCGGCGACGACCGTGTCGCAGAAGACGCGCCCCTGCGCGTACTGCTTGAGCTTGAGGTCGAAGCCGAGCAGGCGGTCGAGGATCCGCAGCAGCGGCGCGCGGTCCTCGCGGCGGCGGTCCATCGCGTCGCGCAGCGCCTCGACGTCGTCGAGCACCTCGCCGCCGGCGCGGTCCATCGCCCACTCCGCGTGCCCCTCGACGAGACCCATCGTCCCCTGAACCCGGTCCAGCAGCGCCTTGCGCTCCGCGCCCATCACCGCGCCGACCAGCCCGCCCTCACGCACGGACTCGGCCAGCGCCTTGAGGTCGTCGACGCCGACCCGCAGCAGCGCGCGCGGATCGAGCTGCACGTCCATGGCCTTGACCAGCTCCTGCAGCGCGTCGCCGAGGCGCGGCCGCAGCCAGTCCACCGCGCCGAACTGCACCGCGTGGGTGACCTCGTGCAACGTGACCCACGTGACGACCTGGTCGCGGTCGGCGCCCAGCTCGCGCGCCGCGCGATCGAGGTTCGGCCCGACGAGCAGCAGCCGCGGCGCGACGTCCGGGTTGGTGAGGTCGAGCTCGTACTGGCCGAGGACGCGCCGGGCGAACAGCCCGAGCAGCCCGCCGATCTCCGCCGCGACCACCGCGCCGCCGGCGTTCTGCAGCGCGCCCAGCGCCCCGGACGCCGGCGCGGACGACCCGCCGCCCGCCACGTTCTCCAGCGCCGGCCCGATCGTCGAGCGCATGGTCTTGAGGTTCGCGTCGATCCACGCGCCGCGGTCGACCCACTCGGCCGGCGGCAGCGGCACG contains:
- a CDS encoding TetR/AcrR family transcriptional regulator is translated as MSSQAEPQRLTRKQRQEHTRRCLLESAGRVFARRGLTQASVDEVAADAGFTKGAVYANFGSKEELFLQMLDVRFARRLVDMERAMSTDEPPEIQARAAGRDFVEFLGSDPDWKRLFFEAALHASRDDAFRLKLQEHYAGMRARMADLLRARSEAGGFDSGVPFDQLATMIFAMANGIGFEQLVEPDAVPDDLFSTMLELFALGAAARQSSST
- a CDS encoding citrate synthase 2, encoding MSSTIDGVQSGLEGVVAFATEIAEPDKEGGALRYRGVDIEDLVGTVPYERVWGLLVDGSFAPGLAPAEQHPLTIRSGDPRVDVQAAIAALAPEWGLQQLIDISDEQARNDLARASVMALSFVAQSARGLGKPWVPQAEIDQGSTLAERFLIRWRGEAHPDHAKAVDAYWISAAEHGMNASTFTARVVASTGADVAAALSSAVGALSGPLHGGAPSRVLKMLDEVAQLGDADKWVKAALDRGERLMGFGHRVYRAEDPRARVLRRTAKDIGSARFEVAEALEQAALAELKARRPDRVLATNVEFWSAVVLDTAEVPPELFTSMFTCARVAGWSAHILEQKREARLIRPTAKYVGPSPRPVSDVPGA
- a CDS encoding winged helix-turn-helix domain-containing protein, whose product is MERGDERLGSLLAEIRHPVRLPILLALADEHLSPSQLAERLDAPLDTVVYAVRALHRSGLIELVRVEPAGVGENTVRRVYRSLRDDWHRVVEVLGEFVPPSRHKPSP
- a CDS encoding cytochrome P450 gives rise to the protein MAASPTTAPLPRFARRAPLPPSPRMPRALQTIGWLTRPFQFVERARAQYGDMFTMHIARDTFVVLSDPADVKQVFTGDPAIYHAGVSNIILLPFLGSKSVLLLDGAQHLSQRRLLLPPFHGEKMRRHVDLMAEIAEREVASWPRGVPFKAHPHMQKVTLEVIMRIVFGIDEGDPRLAELRTRLRTFLESTASSRELRKLLFYGPEKADRKRIFAHVLDPVDDIIGRVIADHRKRDDLAERDDVLSMLLLARHEDGAPMDDVELRDELVTLLVAGHETTATALAWALERLTRHPAALERLTEEVRAGAGDEYVDGVIRETLRLRPVIPFVGRKLSEPQTIGGWDLPAGVRVAPSIHLVHRRPDIYPDPAAFRPERWLGVRPNPYTFLPFGGGIRRCLGASFAETEMRAVLAAIVGQVRLRPAVPESERVGRRVITLVPGRGAEIIAT
- a CDS encoding CGNR zinc finger domain-containing protein — its product is MPDRDLPEDLVLPLATGEPWWYWSGGRPAVDFANTRRERWRRGVETLVTPDDLATWFVRAGVMDAPAPVTRAVLEQARELREAIDALMVAQIEGRPLPTEAITLVDDWLVFAGVRPQLVLDDDATPGARLTERAAADSPRRALGMIALDAAQMLGTAQRSRIRICASETCSGRFFDRSPAGKRRWCSMRTCGNVTKARRHRERQKAGA
- a CDS encoding MOSC domain-containing protein, encoding MPVGSVASLHRWPVKSLAGEDADALNLDPRGIAGDRAHALYDTHKGAPRRLTAREAPAMLRWRATYDGVPGAAMTPARIPLPTVTAPDGTAFPWDDPELPSALSDDLGREVALRRDLSLMQDLGNSILVTTQATLDAVAGELGRDLDLRRFRTNIHVVLDDAAAYAEETWEGRRLRVGEVELQLLHPCVRCVIPTRDPDTTAKDPNILRWLTRHHGGLFGINARPRGDGRIAVGAQVELL
- a CDS encoding MFS transporter: MRARLSGENYKWVVLFTGAFGAASFAMLRMGLPALGPALRDEFDLTLTQVGLVFSTVAFGVCVALLPWGILTDRVGERPVMAGGLTAFAVAIGITGFSSSYSALLVGMFLAGAMGASATGASGRAVMGWFSRAERGTALGIRQMALPLGGAIGSLILPRLIGAGGLEAAFLTLSGVALTAALAALLLMRDAPAPQLTHAEYTPDVEQPTHDPRQWRLGAASGLLVVGQSALLGFIVLFLVDARGLSTGIAAAGLAALQLLGAVARILAGRRSDREGLRIPLLRRIAAADGVLLGACALLAGGPGALLYPILLTAGVIAMCWNGLAFTAAAEIAGRHRAGTAMGLQNTVVSVGSTLAPTGFGALVHAAGWSAAYGAAAVGPVVALALLAPLQRDEARRAADRATRVAAGAIARTSTSTATGASA